The window AGCTGGTGGGATCATTAGAGATCACAATGGAGATTGGTTGTCTGGTTTAAGTATGAACTTAGGGGTTGGACAAGTTATCAATGATGAAGCCAAGAGAATGCTCTCTGGGTTAAAACTTGCTTCCAACTTAAATACTAGAAAGCTTGAAGGAGAATCCAACTTAGCTATCGTTGCCAAGTTACTGATTGAAGTTTGCCCTATATCTCATCCCTTAGATAACATTATCAACAGTTGTAGACATTTGATAAATGGATTTGATGAAGTCCAGATTCGGCATATTTTCAGAGAATGCAACTGTATTGCTGATGCTCTTGCTAAGGGGAGCCTCAGCCGTGATTATGGCATTGTGAGTGTAGTCGGTAGTTGATAAACTACCTTCCCTGCCCATAGACTAGTCATGAAACTTGTAGACCGACATCCAAGCTACCTCGCCATGGTGAAAGATTATCCGTGCCACGTGAGGAATGTGCTTCTCCATGCTCCACAAGAAGGCACAATGATAAGATATATGTGTAGTACTTAGTCCCACATTGGAAATATGTAAAAGAAGGAAACCTTCTTTAGCTATAAAAGAAAGGCTTCCCATATGTAGAAAGCTCTCTTTGGCTAGTGGACTGAATCTCTCTCTCCCGATTTCAAAGGGCTATAAAAAGAAGGCTTCCTATATGTAGAAAGCTCTCTCTGGCTAGTGGATTAAATCTCTCTCTCTCTCCCGATCCCAAAGGCCTATTGGCCATGATAGTAGATTGTAAAGTGGACGTAGCCATGCCCTCCGATGGCATGGTGAACCACTATACGTCCTTGTCTCTTGCCCATGATGTTTATTGTTCATGTTCATGTTCCACCGTGATTCTACATGGTCCTCCGGGATTATGCAGAAACAGTGAGTTTTGATGCCCCTCCACCTCATGCTGCTAGTGCCTTCACTGATGATCTTTGCGATCTTGCAAGAGCTGGGAGTGTCAGAACAAGGCCTTAGGGTTCATTTCTTTTTTTTCTTTTTGTTCAAGCCTTCTAGGCCTCTTCTGTAAGAAAAAAAAATAGTAAACTACATATTAGTTACTAACCAAATATCAATTAACAAAAAGGTCAATTAAACATATTAGTAAACAAATAAGGACAAACTTTTACAAATAATGACAAATTGTTATATTGTTGCCATGTGGCAATACGCATTTACAATTGTGCCCTTCAAACTAAATGTGCTGCTACTGTCGGCAGTTTACAAACTTCTGCTACTGCGAACTGAAGAAGTTGCTACTGTCGACTGTTTACAAACGTTATGCTACTGGCCCCTGTTTTTACTTTTCTGCTACTGCCCCTGTACTGTAAGCAGTTTACAAACGTTCTGCTACTGCCTACCGAATAAGCTGCTATACTATCGACTGTTTACATACATTATGCTACTGGCTTTTGTTTTTACTTTCTGCTACTGCCAACTATTTTCATTTTTCTCTGCTACTACTATATTGTCTATACATATATCAACCATGGAATTACTATATATATATATTCACTATTACTGCTGCTACTGTATATGTCAACCATGGAATCACCTGTAGAGTTGTTGCTACTGCTTTATATATCTACCATTAAATCATCTATGGAATTACTGTTACTAGCCTACTACTGCATATATCAACCATAAACCTCATTCTTGTTCTATTCACTCATGGAATCTCCTGCCAATCAACCAAAACCTCCAAAATTGAAAATTTTCACGAGCATTAACATGCCCAGTCGCGTTCTAAATCCTTCAAGGTCGTAGGCCACTACAGCGAAGATCTCGACGTCGCCCGATCCCTAACCCAAACAAAGATGAAGCTGACCATCATCGATTCCCACCAAACATGAACAAAATGCAATTGAATCAGATAAAAAAAAACAAAGTAATTGAAGAAGACCCCCAACCATGTCTCGTCGTTGGTGAGGCGTTAGTGTTGAAATCATATCTGATGCACAGAAAAAATAGTTGAAGAAGACGCCAAACTCGTTTCGTGGAGGCGTTGCCGTCCTCGTCGCGTCGGCAGCTTTGTTGTCGAGGAGGCAACGCTTCTTGAGAGAGAGAGAGAGAGAGAGAGAGAGAGAGAGAGAGAGAGAGAGAGAGAGAGATGGGTTTAGCTTCGCTTCGCTTCACTACCAGGAGGTAAATTCATCCTTTCTTTTCTCTATTGTTCAGTACTTTAGATTCGGTTTCAATCATTTTCATCATTTTTTTATTCTTTTTGAATTCATATCTATCTAGGGTTTTAATACAGTTTTTTGCTTCAATTCAATTTCAGATTATATACGATGTGGTGTTTTCGGATCTGGATTAGAGCCTTCGATTTGTCTATGCTTCAATTTACAGAGGTAAACTAATGAATGACTTTACAATTCAATCACTGGTGCTCTCTCTCTTTTCTTGGGGTTGAGGAACCATTTTTGATTTCTGTTTCATGCTGTCCCTGCCGGAATTTGAGGTTTTTTTCATGAACATAATCTTCTGATTATGGTAAGGCTGCCAGTTGATCTCCTAGAAAACCCTGACTTGAAAGAATTGAATCAAAAGCAGTTAGTTGACAAGAGTAGTCCCAATTGCCCCCTCGAAAAGGTTGCCCATGAGATTTAAAACATATTCTTCAAACATGTTTGTTGGTCTCAAGTGATTTTTGCCCAACTTGAGGTTCCAACAAACAAGTTATTCACTGCTCAGATTGTTGCTTTGTTGGTTTACGTTAATAAGATTGTTGCCTTGTTGGTTTATACTAATAAGAATTTTGCCTTGTCGGATTATAGATTGTTGCATTGTCGGTTTATGTTACTAAGATTGTTGCCTCGTTGGTTTATGTTAATCAGATCGCTGCCTTGTCAGATTATAGATTGTTGCCTTGTCAGTTTATGTTAATAAGATTGTTGCCTCATAGGTTTATGTTAATCAGATTGTTGCCACTCAAGTGATTTTGCCCAGCTTGAGGTGTCAACAAACGGCTCATTGAGCCAGTGTTTTGATCCGTTGGGATACGTGGCTTCGGAATAGATAATATGCCAACGACATGTGACTTGTATTAAAGAATTAAATGAGTTTTCTGGCATTTCATTGAATTGGTGCAAGGGAGTCTGGTGGAGAATATATTGATCAGTTGGTTAGCTTGGCTACAAAACCAAAAAAGTTTTCGCAGAAGAAAGTCATGATCATTCTATGTACGTGATTCTATATTTCGTTGGCTTTAGCTGGATATTCTATCTATGAGATGTTGTTCAGATTGGTTACTAATTGAAGAGGGGTGTTAAAAGAGATCTTCCATTGTACTTGCAAGAAAAGGCAAGTGAATCGGTAAGTCTTATGGTGGATTCACTTTTATTACAGTAAGTCAGACTAGTATTATCGTGGTTTCACATCATATACCAACTGTTTGCTGAGTTTGTTTACTCCTAAGAGTGCACAGAAGACTAGAATGTTGGTACTAACTCCTAGGTTAGTCTTGAAGTGAATTGTTGGCATGCCAAGGCTTTTACCCTGGTGAATGTATTTCCTCCCCTAGCTTTGCCCTCTCTCTTCTGCTCTGTAGAGCAAGTTTCAATTATCTGCACTGGTATGTAAAGCCTTCAACCTTTACACTCGTTTGGCACATCTCATGATTCATTCAACTGCTTTTTGTGAGTCCTGGCTTCACAAACTTAAGACTCCTTGCTAGAATCAATGAAATCAAAATAAATGTAGAGATGGATATGAGAATTCTTTTCTCATCAAGCTTGATGCTGAGTGTGCTAAAGAGTAGGAAGAGAGAAAGAAAATCTCTTTTGGAGGCAAAAGTCTAAGGATAAATTGTCACAAAATGGTGATAGGCATACCCTATTTATCTTGTTCACCACTTTAGTCAGGAAAAAGATAGTGTGACATTGAGGGATTATTTGATTCTGTTGGAAATTGGTTCGATGAATATTCTATATGAAGCGTATTACTATTGAATTCCTTGCTGATATTGTCTCTTAAAATTTAAGTGATGGAAGCATTCCTTGGTCATTTCCATCCCTTGATGCTGGCGATATTGAATTTCTCAAATTTGAAAAGGTTGTTGTTGGTCTGTGATTGATATGGAATTTCAAGGTCCTGCATTTACATTGATGAATGACATAGTGAAGAGAAGATTACATAGGTGGATAAATAACATAATTTCAAGGGTAATTGATGACCAGACTTGCAAAGATTTGTATCATATAATTCTTCTTCATTTATGTATTTGAATCACTAGGCTTCATTTGGCCGTATCTATTTTTCCTATGAGATATAATTTTCAGTCTTCTTCTTTAATTTTTTGTTACAGTTCTTTGCTCTTGAGTATGCCGCAGTCGCTGCATTCACTTTATTGGATAGACCAAGTAAATTGTAATTTCAGATATACTTGTGGTGGTGGGTGTCGTATGGTGGATTTAAGATATTCAATGGTTTGCCATTTGATTATCAATTTAGAATTTTAGAGTAGAGGCTTTGGTTCTCTGCTTGTATGATTAAAAGTCTAGTAATATGCATGAAATCACAATTGAAATATTGGTGCCCCTTCCTTTCTTAAGGTTAGTGAACCATTTTGTATTGTGTTTCAAGCTGTCCATACGGAGTTTGAGGGATTCCTTTTTCAATCAGTTGCACATTTTCTGATTGCTACAAAATCACAATTGTGGGAAGGCTACCAACTGAATGAATTGATTACTTCTACTCTGACTTGAGAGAATTTGTCATTCTAAAGCAGTGTGCTGAAAAGATTAGTTTCAATTTGTCTTTAAAAAAGGTTTGCCCCTGAGATTCAAAGCATTATGCAAACATGTTGGTCTCAAGTGATTTTGCCCAACTTGAGGTTGCAACAAACAAGTGGTTGACTGCTCAGATTGTTAATACAGTTGTTACCACAAGTTTTTGCCCAGCTTGAGGTGTCAACAAAGAACTCATTGAGGCGGTGTTAGGATCCTTTGGTGTCCACACAGATAAACTTTGCAATGCTGGCGATCAGCTTTGGTTATTCACTGTTGTGTATGCTAGCCCCTGTAATCCATTAAATTTCTATGGGATTTCTTGATACTATTTGAGTTTCACTTCATTTTCCTTGGATTCTTGTTGGGGACTTCAACGAGTTACTCCTGCTGATAAAAATATGGTGAACCTTTGGCTGGTAGATATATTTTGTGGTTAGAAGAAATGGGTGGATAGAAATGCTGTGATTGACATGGAATTTCAAGGTCCTGCATTTACATGGACCAATAACACGGAAACAAAGATGAAACAGGTGCTTCTGTCATAGTGATTGGAGGTGCTTCCGCCTATTTACTCGGGTATCCATTTGAAAACTATTCCCCCTTTTCGATTTTATGCTATGTAGCTGCACCAGAATGCAAGACTTGGCTCTCTCTACATTACAAGCTTTAGTAGCGTTAATGGCAATTTGTATTTAAACCGCGGCTCATGTGATTCAAATAGGAAGACATCCTTGCAATATCAGATACTTTCACAGCACAAGATTGTTGTGGTAACCCCTTCATATATGCAGAACCAGGGATCATTCTTGTGTATTGAGCCGGATCGAATGATGAGGGACTGAAACTCTTTACAATTACTTGCTCTTACAACGGACTCAAAAATAGTGTTCATGAGTCATGAACACCCTCCAAGTAACTTCAAGTTTAAGGACATCCAACACTCCAAAGTGGTGTGGCTTGGTATCAAAATGGACATAATGCGTTGACCGAGGGGAAGTTCATGTGATTTTATTCGCTATTGGCTTACGTTTATAGGTTTAGTTAGAAAGGTCATGGAGGTTGACTGAGAATGTACTGTTAATCTCATCAGCCACCTTAATTGCATTATTCACTAAATTTAAGATGCCAAGAATGCAAGACTACTTGTGTACCAAAGGAGTTTTTAACTTTTACAAGCTTGTTATATGTAACAGGAAGATGAACAATTTGATTTTACTGTTCAGTTTCTACACCAGTTTAGCTAAGACTGAACAGTGAAAAGAGATATTTTGTTTTTTGGCTCAGACATTATCAGTGAAAATCCATTGCTGTTATAAACCTCACTGGGGTGGCATATATAAGTCCAAAGCCTATAAACAAACAAAACAGTTGGGGAAACATAAGGATGAGCCTAGCAAACTAGTGACCAGTGTGTGGAAGCTGTTAAAAGCTTCCTCATTCTTCCTTATGGCTTCTCTTCTTTCCTTCTCTGTTACCAACTCAAAGATGATGATGGTAAGAGCTGCTTCACCATTAACTTCTTCTCCGACGACTATTACCGTGCCAGAGAGCCTTACTGACAGATTTGGCAGAAAAGGTATCAACTTCGTGGAGTATGACAACACTCCATTTGTTGAGCTCACAGTCAGAAATGGCAGTTCATTAAAGCTTCAGATACCCAATGCTCATGTGACTTCGTATAAGCCAAAGGTGTATTGGAAAGAAGATGGCTTTGAAGAGGTTCTTTACACAATTCCAGGTAAAGGAACTGAGCCTAACAAAGCCAAGGGGGGTATTGGTTTGGTCTTGAATGATGTATCACAAGCAGGTTCTAAAGGGTCACTTGTATCCACTTCTGAATGGACAGTGAAAGATGTTGATTCGGATTCCATTGATGCTGTGCAGGTATTATATAACCTCATATTCTTTACTCTTCAGCATCCACACATTTGAAACTACAACAATACATAGATATGGAAAGCTTTCCTAAATCCTAGTCGTCAAATAGTATCTTGGCTTTGTACAAAGCACAACAGCCAAGTACAATTCTCACTACCAAATTTGTATGCTTTTCTTTCAAATTCTTATATTTTTCTAGAACTATGTCTTGGTCCTTTTGACAATTCTGCTAGCTCTATTGAGTGGAGACATCCTGCATTATAATGTAATGCTATGTATTGTCCCCTTTTATGAACTTGCAAGAAATTCATTCATCGAAAAACCAGGTAGTAATCTAATTGTGATCCTAAGAGAAGATATTTGACGCACACTGGAATGATCATGAATTCATGATGATAACCAAACTGTCTTATGAATTTGAGGGCTAGGTGGTTTCCTTTCTTTTTTGTTCTCAGTTCATTTGGTGCTTGCAGGTTGAATTAAGCAGCACTAGTGGAAGTCTTGATATAACATATGTTGTCACACTATACCCAGTAAGCATTGCAACAGCAGTTAAAGTGAAGAACAAAGGCAGAAAGGATGTGACCCTAACAAGTGCTATACTCAGCCATTTCAAATTTAAGAGACGAAGTGGAGCAGCAATCCAAGGTCTCAAGGGCTGCAGTTACACTGTACAGCCTCCCCTATCTTCTCCTTTCGAGATTTTGTCACCGAATGAAGCACTGAAAGCTGATCCATCTCCTGGGTGGTTCTCTTCTGAGCCTGAAGAAAAACCAGGTTCTTGGACTCAACAAGATGTACCTTACACCATTTTGAAAAACAAGCTTAGCAGAGTTTATGCTGCGCCTCCTAAAGAGAGACTGAAGCCCATTTACAACACTCCTCCTTCAAAATATGAGACACTTGATCAGGTAACCAAATCCCGTTTCTTATTGAATTAGTTGATAGAACAACTTGTTTCCTAACAAAACCATTCATGTTTTACTTCTGTGAACTCTGCACATGAATTTTGGTTGAACTTGATCAGTAATATACTAATGTTACTCTTTAAGTTGTTTACATTATTGCCAACTTATTCCTTGGCCATTAACTTCAGGGACGAGAGCTCTTCTTCAGGGTGATAAGGATGGGATTTGAGGACATCTACTTATCCAGCCCTGGTTCTTTGTCTGAGAAATATGGTAATGAGTATTTCATATGCACTGGCCCTGCTTCCATGTTAGTACCTGTGGTTGTGAAACCTGGTGAGGAATGGAGAGGAGCACAGGTCATTGAGCACGATAACTTGTAGTATATCTATCTTACAAATTGAGTTCTTCTTGTTAATTATAAATATCTGTAGATTATCAATTCAAAAAAATAATATCTGTAGATCATACAGCATTCGATTGATGCAAATCACAATCTTAAATATATAGAATCTTGGTAAAAATACTAATTACAGGAAACATGGAAAATCATTTATTGGCCGGGGACGAAACAACTAGCTTAGAACAAAAAGTTTGATGCTGCGGGTTTGGGTTTTAATTCTCAGCCAAACATTGTATATTTGTATTTACATTTTCCAAAAGATGGTGTTCTAACTTTTAACCAGTATCGTGTATTTGTTTGTTACAAAAGTAGGTAGCCAGAAGAAAAGTGTATTACATTTGTGATCTGAACCAGCTCTTTGGTGTTGTCCTCGATTTCTTTGGCTGAGCTTGGCTGCGATTGCTTGCCACTGCGAGTATAAGAATATATGATTAAGAACACGTATTGAAACTGGGAGTCATGCTACTGTTTCCAAAAGCAGGTAAAAATAGGATACCAAATTAAAAGTTGGTCTAGTGATATTGAAGCATGCTAGGCTGGAAGTGAGGCGAACGTTATAGGGATCCTGCTGGTAATGGGAGATCTATGTTTGAACTTCAACTTGTAAAAAACATTTCTTAAAAAATGATCATACTAAAATTGTTCCCGGTCCTGATGGTAACTCACTCCGCCCCACCAAACAATACCGACTAACCTAATGTCTTTGTTTTTTGACAAATAAAAATCGATTAACCTAATTTAATCGAAACACACCACGTGTACATACATTTACATCCGATGGCTCATATTGCTTGAAACTCGTCTTCCCAACCACACCTCTTACACTTCTTCTGCAGTTCTGGCTGGTAAGGCCGTAAGCGTTACTCTTAACCAATTGCTTCTTAGATGGTTCTCTTCCCCCGCTTCTTTCTGTGCGTTGAAATCCCCCATTGTTTCGTCCGACCCGGATGACCCAATAGCCTTTCGAATGCCTAATTTTACACCCTCTCATTCTCACACACTTATAAGGCAGCGGCACAGAGAGAATGCCCACAACAGCACCTCTCCCCTGTCTTTGAAATCTCGCCTCCAATTCCGGGTATGCTTTCTTACCCATTACACATATTAAGCCCAATACATATCTCCAATGCCTATTTTGCTATTACTGTTTGTCCAAGATTTGATTACGTATTGAACGAGAGATTCATGGTTTAATAGTTGTGTTTTTAAAATATTTTACAGGTTGTGGTTTCTGTTAGCAAGTCATTATGTGTGATGTAAATGATGGTTTGTGGATTATCTACTAGGCTGTTGAACATATGCATATCATCATTCTGTAAAGCCCGGCTTTTGGGGAGAGCCGAAGCCGTTATTATTGATGGTATAAGATTAGGGGTGGTTCCGAATAGACACACTTACAATACTTTGCTTCATGCCTATTGTCAGTTTGTCGACATTGATGCTGCTTATTCGGTTGTCCATAGAATGAAAGAAGCTGGGATAAGTCCAGATGTTTGTACTTTCAATTCTTTGATATCCGGGGCCACCAGGAATCGGTTATTGTCTCGGTGCCTGGATTTGTTTGATGAAATGTTGCAAGAAGGTATACATCCTGATGTGTGGAGTTACAATATTTTGATGCATTGTTTCTTTAAGTTAGGGAAACCTGATGAAGCCAACCGAGTCTTCCAGGATATTTTACTTAGCGACCTCACTCCTCATGCAGCTACATATAACATAATGATTAATGGCCTTTGTAAAAATGGGTACACTGATCATGCTCTTATGTTATTTAGGAATTTACAACGTCACGGATTTGCTCCCACGCTAGTGACGTACAATATTATTATCAGTGGGCTATGCAAGGCACGTAGAGTGCGGCAAGCGAGGAAAATTCTACAGGACCTTGTAGAATCAGGTCATGTGCCAGATGCCATAACCTACACTACAGTTTTGAAGAGCTGCTTTAGGTCTAAGCAATACGACCACGGGCTTGAGATTATGTCAGAGATGAAGAGTAAAGGGTATACATTTGATGGCTTTGCATACTGCACTGTCATTGCTGCCTTACTTAAGACTGGAAGGATGGAAGGAGCAAATCTTTTCATGGAACAATTAATGGATAGTGGCATTGAAATGGACTTGGTGTCTTATAACAACTTACTTAATACACTTTGTAAAGATGGTAAGTTTGAAGCTGCCTATAAGTTGATGGATGAAATAGAGAATCGGGGCCTTTCGTGTGATAAGTATACTCATACAATCATGATTGATGGATTGTGTAAGGCGGGAAATATAGCTGGTGCTCTAAAACATTTACATTATATGAATATGATGGGATTCCATGATAACGTGGTTGCCTTAAATTGTCTGATTGATGGCTTGGGTAAAGCTGGTGAAATCGATCGTGCAATGGAATTGTACAATTTAATGGAGACTAGGGATTCTTTTACCTATGACTCCTTGGTGTTCAATCTTTGCAAGGCTGGAAGGTTCCTTTGTGCATCTAAGGTTATGATGAAATGTTTAAGAGATGGAATGTTATTACTCTACTCTACCAGGCGAGCACTCCTTAATGGTCTTCGTAGTATAGGGTTTACAAATGAAGCAAGAAAGCTTCGATCAAAAATTCAATTGGCTCGGCTGTTACGTTAACAATTTTGTGTGGTTTTGCTGCTGGAAATGACATACCCTGAAGAATGATGTGAACCACTGCCCCCACTCTAGTTATTGAGTAAACATCTGATGATTTGGGTTGTCAAGCTCTCTCTACAGCATGTCTTATAAATGGTAAAGAGTGCTGTTGAATCTGAATGCGAGATGGATTTACTAACCTGTAATGCTTTGCATCTAGTCTGCTGGTCCTGCTGGATTGTGCAACTTTAAGACACTGCTTTTAGTGAACAACCCATAACATGTAATACTGGGAAAGTCATTTGACGCCATGTTTCTTCAGGGCATAGTGGTGAGTGTCTTATCTTACTCAAATGGATACTCAGTAGATTTTATCTTCATTTAATATGAACCAATGCTCTTGGTGAATTACTGCAATAACATCTGCATTATTGTATCTATTCTGCTTTCTCATCTGTTTGAGGAATAAATTTTTAATTCTATGCTTCACTTTTTCCAGGGATGCTGGTTTGGATTGTTCAGAGTCAGTATGGAACTTCAGATAAAACTGAGAACTCTAACCCAGAGAGGGAAACATGTGTATTGAATTCTTCTTTTTATGTGAGTAACTGAAATCTTGATAAATCGTTTCTTATTTTCATTTTATTGCTGCACCAGACCAGAGAGGAATTAAAGGTTCTGAGTCCTTTTTTAAAATTTGTTTTGATTCCTAAAAGAGATAAAGAAGATAACTCCAGTTCCTAGAATAAGGACAAACTTGTTTATGTTTTATAAATATAATAATTTGAAGTCACTGGCTATTCCTTAATTTTTATTCTGCTTCTTATCCTTAACTGAACTAACGTATTTTCAGGAGCAAAGTACTTTTAGAGTCGTCCAAACATGCTCACTGTTACTTTATTTATAATTATTTTTCCTCCCATCTCTTTCTATTCTCTACCAGGATATCTTATGTGAACTTCTTAATCTTTGCCAATAATGGAATGTTAACTTCAAAAATTTATTTCCTTGTATCAGTGTGTAAGCAGTTCAAAAAGAAAAAAGAAGAAGTTAGATTAAAACAGGATGTCATAGAAGTTGAAATAAATAATAGATGTATGATATCTTGGTTCTAAGCACAGATGGTCCTGTTAAGTAGATGGTGTGGTTGTCATATGTGATCTTGTATGTTACCAAGCTGATTTGATGAATCAAAATTTTAACTGACAGAATGGATCTAAGTTAGGTAGAATGGATCTGATTTGATGACAATATGATACTGGGGTTCTTTTCTGTTGAGCATGAACCTTGTTAATGAACATTTAGAAGCTGGGGTCATAGGCTGGCTTTAGTAGAGGACTGCTGTAATAATCATGAGGTATTTAGGTACTTTTGCCGATCTATATCTTTTCAGGTTCCCTTTTGGCAATTATCTGTTTTATATTTTTGAAATATAAATTATAAAATGTTCTGCAAGCTGTGCAGTGTCAATCTGGGGATTTCTGTTGCTATAGGGAGCAAGGATTTGAATTGTGAGTTTCATTTAATAAGTTTCAGCCAACTCTTGGTAGCCCGGTCTCCACTTGAGGTTCTGTTCAACAATACCAAAGTAAAAAGTTGTCTATCTTGTTGTATGTCTTCCTGAGCTTGCTATATTATGCATACACAGGCACTAACATGAATCAAGACCTGAGCTTGCCGTGTGATGAACACTTAGACACTAATTTGAATCAAGCATCTGCGGTTCAAGTTTCATTTTAGTTTGTGAATCTGTTTTCAACTGGAACCTTCTACTGTCAAACAGCGTTTCACGCATCATAACATCCAAACATGTTTATTTCTGTAGCCATTCCTACAAAACCTAGACCATAATTTGTGTCTAAGGTTTTCTATTTCATTTCCACACTCATTTCTTCTATGTAATCGATGACTTTGATCACTTGATGTCATTCTGGAATTTGGACAGATGTACATAATAGCATCATTATAAATCACCTTATGTTGCAGCGATAAGGTTGAAAGTTCACTTCATTTGAACTTTTATGCTGTTGATCTGTTATAGTTTGCTGAACTCTTTACTTGTTTGAGCTGTTATAACATTTTTGCTATATTAAGTCCAGATAGCGCACATGATTTTCATGGCTCAACTCATGTTATGATGCCATCGCATAACCACTTTGAGATGACTTCTCCATTTTTTCTTGGATATATGACACATCTACAGTTGGTGCATAGATACGAAACATAAATGGTGCATTTGGTTGATCTCTCTATTGAGTAGATGTCGAAAGATGCTGAGATGAGGCTAGGCGCTAAAACCCCGAGCTTGCCTTGAAGAAACATAAAAAACAGGACAAGTCTATGGTATACAAACGAGCCATTGAATTCAACCCGAGTAAGGCGATGTATGGATACATTATGATTAAACTGGTTTCATGCATTAGTAGAGGACTAATTTGAGACTACTCCCTTTGAATCGAACTCTTCTACTTCTTGATT of the Fragaria vesca subsp. vesca linkage group LG6, FraVesHawaii_1.0, whole genome shotgun sequence genome contains:
- the LOC101312554 gene encoding uncharacterized protein LOC101312554 — protein: MASLLSFSVTNSKMMMVRAASPLTSSPTTITVPESLTDRFGRKGINFVEYDNTPFVELTVRNGSSLKLQIPNAHVTSYKPKVYWKEDGFEEVLYTIPGKGTEPNKAKGGIGLVLNDVSQAGSKGSLVSTSEWTVKDVDSDSIDAVQVELSSTSGSLDITYVVTLYPVSIATAVKVKNKGRKDVTLTSAILSHFKFKRRSGAAIQGLKGCSYTVQPPLSSPFEILSPNEALKADPSPGWFSSEPEEKPGSWTQQDVPYTILKNKLSRVYAAPPKERLKPIYNTPPSKYETLDQGRELFFRVIRMGFEDIYLSSPGSLSEKYGNEYFICTGPASMLVPVVVKPGEEWRGAQVIEHDNL
- the LOC101301228 gene encoding putative pentatricopeptide repeat-containing protein At4g17915-like yields the protein MVCGLSTRLLNICISSFCKARLLGRAEAVIIDGIRLGVVPNRHTYNTLLHAYCQFVDIDAAYSVVHRMKEAGISPDVCTFNSLISGATRNRLLSRCLDLFDEMLQEGIHPDVWSYNILMHCFFKLGKPDEANRVFQDILLSDLTPHAATYNIMINGLCKNGYTDHALMLFRNLQRHGFAPTLVTYNIIISGLCKARRVRQARKILQDLVESGHVPDAITYTTVLKSCFRSKQYDHGLEIMSEMKSKGYTFDGFAYCTVIAALLKTGRMEGANLFMEQLMDSGIEMDLVSYNNLLNTLCKDGKFEAAYKLMDEIENRGLSCDKYTHTIMIDGLCKAGNIAGALKHLHYMNMMGFHDNVVALNCLIDGLGKAGEIDRAMELYNLMETRDSFTYDSLVFNLCKAGRFLCASKVMMKCLRDGMLLLYSTRRALLNGLRSIGFTNEARKLRSKIQLARLLR